The following proteins come from a genomic window of Nostoc sp. TCL26-01:
- the kaiB gene encoding circadian clock protein KaiB gives MNKARKTYVLKLYVAGNTPNSVRALKVLKNILEQEFQGVYALKVIDVLKNPQLAEEDKILATPTLSKILPPPVRKIIGDLSDRERVLIGLDLLYEELTEEDWEQQNNL, from the coding sequence ATGAATAAAGCCAGAAAGACCTATGTTCTCAAGCTTTATGTGGCAGGGAACACACCCAACTCGGTGCGGGCATTAAAAGTACTCAAAAATATCTTAGAGCAGGAGTTTCAAGGGGTTTATGCCCTCAAAGTAATTGATGTCCTGAAAAACCCACAACTAGCTGAAGAAGATAAAATCCTAGCTACACCAACATTATCAAAAATTTTGCCTCCTCCCGTCCGCAAAATTATTGGTGACCTATCAGATCGAGAAAGAGTCTTAATTGGATTAGATTTACTTTATGAAGAACTAACAGAAGAAGATTGGGAACAACAAAATAATCTTTAA
- a CDS encoding circadian clock protein KaiA, with the protein MTQEVDRQVLLQQLKSDYRQILLTYFTTDKALKEKIDKFINAVFCANIPVPQIIEIHMELIEEFADQLKLEGRSGETLMDYRLTLIDILAHLCEVYRCAIFK; encoded by the coding sequence ATGACTCAGGAAGTTGATCGGCAAGTTTTATTGCAGCAACTCAAATCAGATTATCGGCAAATTCTTTTAACCTACTTTACTACAGACAAAGCACTAAAAGAAAAAATTGATAAATTTATCAATGCAGTATTTTGTGCTAATATTCCTGTGCCGCAAATTATAGAAATTCATATGGAGTTAATCGAAGAGTTTGCCGACCAGCTAAAATTAGAAGGTAGGAGTGGTGAGACATTGATGGATTATCGTCTAACGCTCATAGACATCCTAGCCCATCTTTGTGAAGTCTACAGATGTGCGATTTTTAAATAA
- the kaiC gene encoding circadian clock protein KaiC: MSDNEQQAQNNTSIGGVEKIRTMIEGFDDISHGGLPVGRTTLVTGTSGTGKTLLSLQFLYSGITYFDEAGVFVTFEESPSDIIKNAYIFGWNLQRLINEGKLFILDASPDPEGQDIVGNFDLSALIERLQYAIRKYKAKRVSIDSITAVFQQYEAVGVVRREIFRLVARLKQLNVTTIITTERSEEYGPVASFGVEEFVSDNVVIVRNVLEGERRRRTIEILKLRGTTHMKGEYPFTITNAGVNIFPLGAMRLTQRSSNVRVSSGVKTLDEMCGGGFFKDSIILATGATGTGKTLLVSKFLQNGCVNSERAILFAYEESRAQLSRNAYSWGIDFEELERQGLLKIICTYPESTGLEDHLQIIKSEIADFKPARIAIDSLSALARGVSNNAFRQFVIGVTGYAKQEEITGFFTNTTDQFMGSHSITDSHISTITDTILMLQYVEIRGEMSRAINVFKMRGSWHDKGIREYNITADGPEIKDSFRNYERIVSGAPTRVSIDEKAELSRIVRSFEDKQGGDS; encoded by the coding sequence ATGAGCGATAACGAGCAACAGGCACAAAACAATACATCCATTGGGGGTGTAGAAAAAATTCGCACGATGATCGAAGGCTTTGACGATATTAGTCATGGCGGCTTACCTGTAGGCAGAACCACCTTAGTTACGGGTACTTCGGGAACAGGGAAAACTCTATTATCCCTACAATTCCTCTATAGTGGGATCACTTACTTTGATGAAGCTGGAGTATTTGTTACCTTTGAAGAATCTCCCAGCGATATTATTAAAAACGCTTATATTTTTGGGTGGAATTTACAACGTCTAATCAACGAAGGTAAATTATTTATCCTAGACGCATCTCCCGATCCTGAAGGTCAAGATATTGTCGGTAACTTTGACCTTTCAGCCTTAATTGAGCGCTTACAATATGCAATTCGCAAATATAAAGCCAAGCGAGTTTCCATTGACTCAATTACCGCCGTATTTCAGCAGTATGAAGCAGTAGGAGTGGTACGCCGAGAGATTTTTCGCTTAGTCGCACGCCTTAAACAACTGAATGTGACGACGATTATTACAACTGAAAGAAGCGAAGAATACGGGCCAGTCGCCTCCTTTGGTGTGGAAGAATTTGTTTCGGATAATGTGGTAATTGTCCGTAATGTTTTAGAAGGAGAACGTCGTCGGCGCACGATTGAAATTCTCAAATTACGTGGCACAACTCACATGAAAGGTGAGTATCCATTTACGATTACCAATGCAGGCGTTAACATCTTTCCTCTGGGAGCAATGCGCCTAACACAAAGGTCTTCTAATGTTCGCGTTTCTTCGGGTGTGAAAACCCTAGATGAAATGTGTGGTGGTGGCTTCTTTAAAGATTCAATTATTTTAGCCACAGGAGCTACAGGTACAGGTAAGACTTTATTGGTGAGTAAATTCTTACAAAATGGCTGTGTCAACAGTGAACGAGCCATATTATTTGCCTATGAAGAATCACGCGCTCAACTATCTCGAAATGCTTACTCCTGGGGGATTGACTTTGAAGAGTTAGAGCGTCAAGGTTTACTGAAGATTATTTGTACTTATCCTGAATCTACTGGTTTAGAAGATCACTTACAAATTATTAAATCAGAAATTGCCGATTTTAAACCAGCCAGAATTGCCATTGACTCTCTTTCTGCCTTAGCTAGGGGTGTCAGCAATAATGCTTTCCGGCAATTTGTCATTGGTGTTACAGGTTACGCCAAACAAGAAGAAATTACAGGTTTCTTTACCAATACAACCGACCAATTCATGGGGTCACATTCAATTACTGACTCCCACATTTCCACTATTACTGACACAATTTTGATGTTACAGTACGTAGAAATTCGTGGGGAAATGTCAAGGGCAATTAACGTATTTAAGATGCGCGGTTCCTGGCACGATAAAGGAATTAGAGAATATAATATTACGGCAGACGGCCCAGAAATCAAAGATTCTTTCCGGAACTACGAACGAATTGTCAGTGGCGCTCCTACCCGCGTTAGTATTGATGAAAAGGCGGAACTTTCGCGGATAGTCAGAAGTTTTGAAGATAAACAGGGTGGCGATTCCTAA
- a CDS encoding TolC family protein — protein sequence MKGQYLLYSFLPSVTAAVLTTQPAVAEAMKVNSEQLVSESNVLAIGDRLRPTVGHRPILAVDKNETQLPNNKAQIFPDSIANSGLTTLDSPISSNHSHPVISTASTGINGEQKPLKDEGIISHQTPNRHLVQRLKQKRFTSNQKPINQVISQQKLATSVVSNTSKHPASKKQTFSLSYLQSPLTSPENLKTQLPTAVGNVNSAKLLGIKSCSPQTCFISNRIESQLAQNPTPENSTPVPTEAPTNTQPTTPVPTEAPANTQPTTPVPTEAPTNTQPTTPVPTEAPANTQPTTVTPTPASAVEVPQNLIPNANPLQFPTDPEEVTLKENQPITLVQTLELARRNNRDLQVTVLELKRSQEALREAQAALFPTLNVISDITRSQTASDQLRDELSRRNGVPSNTDEPSTSFTGQAELSYDLYTSGRRNATIKEAEEQVKFNELAVERQSEEIRLTVTTAYYDLQQADEQVRIARSAVEQAQASLRDAQALERAGVGTRFDVLRSQVSLANNTQQLTNSISQQQTARRNLASLLSLPQSVNISAADPVQLAGLWNQSLEQSIILAYQNRPELQQQLAQRNISEQQRRQALSNLGPQVSLIANYNLLDQFDDKVAVTDGYSLGVRATLNLFDGGASRARASQAKTNIAIAETNFANQRNQVRFQVEQAFSTQKANLENVQTANVALEQAREALRLARLRFQAGVGTQTDVINSENDLTQAEGNRITAILDYNRALAQLQRAVTSRGLR from the coding sequence GTGAAAGGACAATATTTACTCTATAGTTTCTTGCCTAGTGTAACAGCAGCAGTATTGACCACTCAGCCAGCCGTGGCTGAGGCGATGAAAGTCAATAGTGAACAACTTGTGTCTGAGTCTAATGTCTTGGCTATAGGCGATCGCCTCCGTCCAACTGTAGGTCATCGCCCAATCTTAGCAGTAGACAAAAATGAGACACAACTGCCAAACAATAAAGCTCAGATTTTCCCAGATAGTATTGCCAATTCTGGTTTGACTACACTGGATTCGCCAATTTCTAGTAATCATAGTCACCCAGTAATCTCGACAGCAAGTACTGGGATAAATGGAGAGCAAAAACCTCTCAAAGATGAAGGGATAATTTCTCACCAAACACCTAACCGTCATCTAGTCCAACGACTTAAACAAAAGCGTTTTACAAGCAATCAAAAGCCTATCAACCAGGTAATTTCTCAACAGAAATTAGCAACATCAGTAGTTTCTAATACATCCAAGCATCCAGCATCTAAAAAACAAACTTTTTCCCTGTCTTATCTACAAAGCCCATTAACATCACCGGAAAATCTCAAAACTCAGCTACCAACAGCCGTTGGAAATGTAAATTCAGCAAAACTGCTGGGGATCAAGAGTTGCTCACCACAAACCTGCTTCATCAGCAATCGGATTGAGTCGCAGCTAGCCCAAAATCCTACACCTGAGAATTCGACTCCTGTACCTACAGAAGCACCAACGAATACTCAACCGACAACGCCTGTACCCACAGAAGCGCCAGCCAACACTCAACCGACAACGCCTGTACCCACAGAAGCACCAACGAATACTCAACCGACAACGCCTGTACCCACAGAAGCGCCAGCCAACACTCAACCGACAACAGTCACTCCTACACCTGCTAGTGCTGTAGAAGTACCGCAAAACCTGATCCCCAATGCCAATCCCTTGCAATTTCCTACCGATCCGGAGGAAGTGACACTCAAGGAAAATCAGCCGATTACCTTAGTGCAAACTCTAGAGTTAGCAAGGCGCAACAACCGGGATTTACAAGTTACGGTTTTAGAGCTAAAACGCTCTCAAGAAGCTTTAAGAGAGGCACAAGCAGCTTTATTTCCCACGTTAAATGTGATTAGCGATATTACCCGCAGTCAAACTGCTAGTGATCAATTGCGGGACGAGTTAAGCCGGAGAAATGGCGTTCCTTCTAACACCGATGAACCAAGTACATCTTTTACGGGACAGGCAGAGTTATCCTACGACCTTTACACATCAGGTAGAAGAAATGCCACTATCAAGGAAGCTGAGGAGCAGGTAAAGTTTAATGAGTTGGCGGTAGAGCGTCAATCAGAAGAAATCCGGCTGACTGTGACTACAGCATACTACGACTTGCAGCAAGCGGATGAACAAGTACGAATTGCTCGATCAGCCGTAGAACAAGCACAAGCTAGTTTGCGAGATGCACAAGCGCTAGAAAGGGCAGGAGTAGGAACTAGGTTTGATGTGTTGCGATCGCAGGTAAGTTTAGCCAATAACACCCAACAGCTCACCAATAGTATTTCCCAGCAGCAAACAGCACGGCGTAATCTAGCATCCTTACTCAGCTTACCGCAGTCGGTGAATATCAGTGCCGCCGACCCAGTACAACTAGCCGGATTGTGGAATCAATCTCTGGAACAAAGCATCATCCTCGCCTATCAAAACCGTCCAGAACTGCAACAACAATTAGCACAACGTAACATTAGTGAACAACAGCGCCGACAAGCATTGTCAAACCTGGGGCCACAAGTCAGTTTAATTGCTAACTACAACCTACTAGATCAATTTGATGATAAAGTCGCTGTCACAGATGGTTATTCCTTGGGAGTCAGAGCAACCTTAAACTTATTTGATGGTGGAGCATCCAGAGCTAGAGCATCTCAAGCAAAAACCAATATTGCGATCGCTGAAACTAACTTTGCTAACCAGCGTAACCAAGTTCGTTTTCAGGTAGAACAAGCTTTTTCCACCCAAAAAGCCAACC